GCCGTGGCCGGGACGGTGACCGCGCTCGCGCTCCTCCTCGGCTTTCCGGCCGCCTGGGTCCTGGCCCGGCGCGACTTCCGGGGCAAGGGGGCGCTCCTGCTCCTGTACTTCCTGCCGCTCCTCATCCCCCAGATGACCTACGGGATCCCCCTCGCGACCACTCTCTACCGCTACCACGTCGGCGGCACGATCGTCGGCGTGATCCTGGCCAACCTGGTCCCGATGCTCCCGCTGGCGATCTTCGTCCTGCTCCCGTTCTTTGAGCAGATCAGCGTGAACCTGGAGTGGGCGGCGCGGGTGCACGGCGCGAGCCGGTTTCAGGTCTTCCGGCGGGTGGTCCTGCCGCTGGCGGTGCCGGGGCTGCTGACCGCCGGGCTGCTCATCCTGGTCAACACCGTGGCGAACTTCGAGCTGACATTCCTGCTCTCGGGCGCGGGCTCCCAGACCCTGGTGGTCGCGCTCTACTACGCGGTCTTCGCGGCCGGGATGCGCCCGATCTACTCGGTGGACGCGATGGCCGTCATCTACATGGCGATCGTCCTGGCCATCCTGCTGGTCGCGCTCCGCTTCGTCCGCCCGACCCAGATGATCTTCCGGCTCGATCGGGGGTAGGCGCATGAAGTTCCTGGTCCAGTACGCGCCGAGGGAGGGCTACGCGCCGGTCATCCGGCGCGGGAGGGAAGACATCCAGTTCCTCGAACTGGGCATGCTGAACCTCCCGGCGGGGGGAAGGTACCGCAGCAAGAGCGACGGCGAGGAGATCTGTCTGGTCCTGCTGGGAGGCCTCGCCAACGTGCGGGCGGGGGGCGTGCGCTTCGACGCGATCGGCGGGCGGGCGGACGTGTTCGCCGGGCGGGCCACGGCCCTGTACATCCCGCCCGGCTCTCAGTTCTCGATAGAGGCGGTGAGCGCGGTGGAGGCGGCCCTCTGCCGGGCCCCCAGTGACCTCGCCGGGGAGGCGCGCCTCATCGGCCCCGAGAAGGTGAAGGTGAGCATGCGGGGGCGCGAGGGGTTCGAGCGGGAGGTCCACGACATCCTCGACCCGGCTTTTCCCGCCCAGCGCCTCCTGGTGGGCGAGACCTTCAACCGGGCGGGGGAGTGGTCCTCCTACCCGCCCCACAAGCACGACCGGGCCGCCTACCCCGAGGAGTCGAAGATGGAGGAGGTCTATCTCTTCAAGGTGGACCCGCCCCAGGGCTTCGGGCTGCAGCGCTTCTACAGCCCAGAGCGGGGCGTGGACACCGCGGTCATCCTCCAGAACAACAGCGTCACCCGGATCCCCTGGGGCTACCACCCGGTGGCCGCCGCGCCCGGCTACCGGCTCTACTACCTCTGGATGCTGGCCGGCGAGGATCGCAACTATGCCCTCGCCGACGACCCTGCCCACGCCTGGGTGAAGGCAGGGTAGGGGCCCGCCCGCTACCCGAAGAAGACGCGGGCGATGTCGTAGAGCTCCATGTCCAGGGTCTTCAGACGCTTGACGGCGTCGGCCAGGGGGACGGCGACGATCCGGTTCCCCTGCAGGGCGACCATCTTGCCGAAGTCGCCGGCCAGGACCAACTCGACCGCCCGGATCCCGAAGCGCGTCGCCAGGACCCGGTCGAAGGGCGTGGGGGAGCCGCCCCGCTGGACGTGCCCCAGGATGGTGACCCGGGTCTCGATGCCCGTCCGGCGCTCGATCTCCTCGCTGACCACCGTGCCGATGCCCCCCAGGCGGACGTGCCCGAAGGCGTCCACCTTGTCGGTGGCGGTCACCTGCACCCCCGAGTCCTTCGGCTTCGCCCCCTCGGCCACCACCACGATGCTGAAGTCCTTCCCCCGAGCCTTCCGCCTCTGGACCAGCTCGGACACCTCCTCGATGTCGAAGGGGACCTCCGGGACCAGGATGCAGTCCGCCCCGCCGGCGATCCCGGAGACGGTCGCGATCCAGCCGGCGTGCCGCCCCATGACCTCGACCACCATCACCCGGTGGTGCGATTCGGCGGTCGTATGGAGCCGGTCGATCGCGTCGGTGGCGGTGGTGACGGCGGTGTCGAAGCCGAAGGTGTAGTCGGTGCAGTCCAGATCGTTGTCGATGGTCTTGGGGATCCCCACCAGGTTCACGCCCTGCGCCGCGAACTTCAGGGCCACGCCGAGGGTATCCTCGCCCCCCACGGGGATCAGGGCGTCGATCCGGTGCGCCTTCAGGCTCTCCAGAACCCGCCGGGGCCCATCCTCCTTCTTGAAGGGGTTGGTCCGGGAAGTCCGGAGGATCGTCCCGCCCTTGGGCAGGATGCCGGAGATGTCGTCCAGGCCCAGGGGGATGAGGTCCCCCGTCATCAAGCCGAGCCAGCCCTCCCGGATGCCCAGCACCTCCAGGCCGTGGTGCCCCACCGCCTTCCGGACGACCGCCCGGATCACCGCGTTCAATCCCGGGCAGTCGCCCCCTCCGGTCAGAATGCCGATGCGCTGGATGCTCACCGCGGTCCTCCTCCCTCAAAAAAAGGGCGGGGCGCCGCTTGCTGGCACCCCGCCGCACAACCGTCTGGCGCGCGCTACTCCGCCCGGAACCGGTCCTTGAGCCGCCCCATGATGGCGGGCATCGTGGTGTACTCCATGTCCTCCAGCGGCAGCCGGTGGGGCTGGAACGGGCCGTGGCGCCGCATGTACTCGGCGATCTCGTTCGCCTTGGCCCGGGCGCCGTCGTAGGCCGGGTCATCGAACAGGTCCACGGGGCCGATCAGCTTCCCGTCGGCGATCTGGTAGCCGGCGGCCACGACCCGCGGCGGACCGTCGAAGCGGGTCGGGTTGGCCATGTCAAACCGGCAGGGCATGAGCGGGCCGTGGTGGGAGCCGCGGTTCCACCCCTCGACCAGGTGCGGGAAGGCAAAGGCCTCCATCACCTCGCCGACCCCGGGGAGCCCGGCCTGCGCCCGCACGAACATCACCGGGTCGTCCTTCCCGACGTACTTCCCGGCGATGTGGGCCAGCTTCTGGGTGGAGGCGACGGCCGCCGGCTCCCCGTCCACGTGCCGCCGGACCATCTTGATCGCGTAGCGGTTCACCGCCCCGAGGAACATCAGCAGGTCGTAGAGTTCGGCCGGGCAGGAGAGGGTGATGGTGGCCGCCTTGACCAGGTCGAGGACGACGAAGTCGAAGCCCTCGTGCATCTTCGGGTCAATGATCAGCCCGGCGTTGCAGAACGGGTCCGCGAAGATCCGGTAGAGGGGGAGGTTCCAGGCGCCGGGCGCGCACTTGTCGGCCATGAAGACGACCACCGGCTCGCTCGGCCGCTCGACGAAC
The sequence above is drawn from the Candidatus Methylomirabilis sp. genome and encodes:
- a CDS encoding ABC transporter permease subunit; this encodes AVAGTVTALALLLGFPAAWVLARRDFRGKGALLLLYFLPLLIPQMTYGIPLATTLYRYHVGGTIVGVILANLVPMLPLAIFVLLPFFEQISVNLEWAARVHGASRFQVFRRVVLPLAVPGLLTAGLLILVNTVANFELTFLLSGAGSQTLVVALYYAVFAAGMRPIYSVDAMAVIYMAIVLAILLVALRFVRPTQMIFRLDRG
- the iolB gene encoding 5-deoxy-glucuronate isomerase; its protein translation is MKFLVQYAPREGYAPVIRRGREDIQFLELGMLNLPAGGRYRSKSDGEEICLVLLGGLANVRAGGVRFDAIGGRADVFAGRATALYIPPGSQFSIEAVSAVEAALCRAPSDLAGEARLIGPEKVKVSMRGREGFEREVHDILDPAFPAQRLLVGETFNRAGEWSSYPPHKHDRAAYPEESKMEEVYLFKVDPPQGFGLQRFYSPERGVDTAVILQNNSVTRIPWGYHPVAAAPGYRLYYLWMLAGEDRNYALADDPAHAWVKAG
- a CDS encoding ATP-dependent 6-phosphofructokinase, whose protein sequence is MQRIGILTGGGDCPGLNAVIRAVVRKAVGHHGLEVLGIREGWLGLMTGDLIPLGLDDISGILPKGGTILRTSRTNPFKKEDGPRRVLESLKAHRIDALIPVGGEDTLGVALKFAAQGVNLVGIPKTIDNDLDCTDYTFGFDTAVTTATDAIDRLHTTAESHHRVMVVEVMGRHAGWIATVSGIAGGADCILVPEVPFDIEEVSELVQRRKARGKDFSIVVVAEGAKPKDSGVQVTATDKVDAFGHVRLGGIGTVVSEEIERRTGIETRVTILGHVQRGGSPTPFDRVLATRFGIRAVELVLAGDFGKMVALQGNRIVAVPLADAVKRLKTLDMELYDIARVFFG
- the fbp gene encoding fructose-1,6-bisphosphate aldolase/phosphatase, with the protein product MADAKTLTLSVIKADVGSYCGHNRVHPDLMATAQECLKDAVKKGTLIDGQAMRVGDDINLVMTHRRGPEATEIHKLAWDTFMACTGVAKKLHLYGAGQDLLVDAFSGNVKGMGPGVAEMEFVERPSEPVVVFMADKCAPGAWNLPLYRIFADPFCNAGLIIDPKMHEGFDFVVLDLVKAATITLSCPAELYDLLMFLGAVNRYAIKMVRRHVDGEPAAVASTQKLAHIAGKYVGKDDPVMFVRAQAGLPGVGEVMEAFAFPHLVEGWNRGSHHGPLMPCRFDMANPTRFDGPPRVVAAGYQIADGKLIGPVDLFDDPAYDGARAKANEIAEYMRRHGPFQPHRLPLEDMEYTTMPAIMGRLKDRFRAE